Proteins encoded within one genomic window of Ovis aries strain OAR_USU_Benz2616 breed Rambouillet chromosome 1, ARS-UI_Ramb_v3.0, whole genome shotgun sequence:
- the NFKBIZ gene encoding NF-kappa-B inhibitor zeta isoform X1, whose protein sequence is MIVDKLLDDSRGGEGLLDAAGDCGLMTSPLNLAYFYGASPPAAAPGACDGGCSASGPSAPGSPGSDSSDFSSASSVSSCGAVESRPRGGARAERLQVEPHMGAVRQQRGPFQGVRVKNSVKELLLHIRSHKQKASGQAVDDFKTQGVNREQFTELKNTVSYSGKRKGSDSLSDGPACKRSALLHTQFLTPPQTPTPAESMEDVHHNESKQDSCADLLQNIINIKNECSPVSLNTVQVSWMSPGEAPQGSPHEQCQDLHRGQVFSPPQKYQPFQVSSSPHMMDQASVYQYSPQNQSMQPPPQHYTHSPALEYSPYSRTSQSPSYEPHLFGREPQFCPDQSFASLLSDPRESENIAVPPQTAASVQQQIDTHLQNFNLMPPDACEALARPDAGSTPLSTPLPFPNLGGNPMNTTQLGKSFFQWQVEQEENKLANISQDQFLSKDADGDTFLHIAVAQGRRALSYVLARKMNALHMLDIKEHNGQSAFQVAVAANQHLIVQDLVTLGAQVNTTDCWGRTPLHVCAEKGHSQVLQAIQKGAAGSNQFVDLEATNYDGLTPLHCAVLAHNAVVHELQRNQQPHSPEVQELLLKNKSLVDTIKCLIQMGATVEAKDRKSGRTALHLAAEEANLELIRLFLELPSCLSFVNAKAYNGNTALHVAASLQYRVTQLDAVRLLMRKGADPSTRNLENEQPVHLVPDGPVGEQVRATEGKDMLSGLVLKRKSGGSAGTLQVGSVGSDGLCQHMCLSSCHCCPLESIVVFPKEE, encoded by the exons ATGATCGTGGACAAGCTGCTGGACGATAGCCGCGGCGGAGAGGGGCTGCTGGACGCGGCCGGCGACTGCGGCCTCATGACCAGCCCGCTCAACCTGGCCTACTTCTACGGCGCGTCGCCGCCTGCCGCCGCCCCCGGCGCCTGCGACGGGGGCTGCTCGGCGTCTGGGCCCTCGGCGCCAGGCTCGCCCGGCTCTGACTCCTCCGACTTCTCCTCCGCCTCGTCCGTGTCCTCCTGCGGGGCGGTCGAGTCCCGGCCGAGAGGCGGCGCCCGTGCTGAGCGGCTGCAAG TTGAGCCCCATATGGGGGCTGTAAGGCAGCAGAGAGGACCCTTTCAAGGTGTTCGTGTGAAGAACTCGGTGAAAGAACTCCTATTGCACATCCGAAGTCATAAACAGAAGGCTTCCGGACAAGCTGTCGATGATTTTAAG acACAAGGTGTGAACAGAGAGCAATTCACAG AATTGAAGAACACAGTATCATATAGTGGGAAAAGGAAAGGCTCTGATTCATTGTCTGATGGACCAGCTTGCAAAAGATCAGCTTTGTTACATACCCAGTTTTTG acaCCACCTCAAACACCCACACCCGCGGAGAGCATGGAAGATGTCCATCACAATGAATCCAAACAGGACAGCTGTGCCGATCTGCTTCAGAACATTATCAACATTAAGAATGAATGCAGCCCGGTTTCCCTGAACACTGTCCAAGTTAGCTGGATGAGCCCTGGGGAGGCCCCTCAGGGCTCCCCCCATGAGCAGTGTCAGGACCTCCACAGAGGGCAGGTCTTCTCTCCACCTCAGAAATACCAGCCCTTCCAAGTCAGCAGCTCCCCACACATGATGGATCAGGCTTCCGTGTACCAGTATTCACCACAGAATCAGAGCATGCAGCCGCCGCCACAGCACTACACCCACAGTCCAGCCCTGGAGTACAGCCCTTATTCCAGAACTTCCCAGTCCCCCAGCTATGAGCCACACTTGTTTGGTCGAGAACCACAGTTCTGCCCAGACCAGAGTTTTGCATCCCTTTTAAGTGATCCCCGGGAATCTGAGAATATTGCTGTTCCCCCTCAGACTGCTGCCAGCGTTCAGCAGCAAATTGACACCCATCTACAGAACTTCAACCTGATGCCACCAGATGCCTGTGAGGCCCTGGCAAGGCCAGATGCAGGCTCTACCCCTTTAAGCACGCCGCTGCCCTTCCCGAACCTTGGCGGAAATCCAATGAACACCACACAGTTAGGGAAATCTTTTTTTCAGTGGCAAGTAGagcaggaagaaaacaaattGGCAAATATCTCCCAAGACCAGTTTCTTTCAAAGGATGCAGATGGTGACAC GTTCCTACATATTGCTGTTGCCCAAGGGAGAAGGGCACTTTCCTATGTCCTTGCAAGAAAAATGAATGCACTTCACATGCTAGATATTAAAGAGCACAATGGACAG AGTGCCTTCCAGGTGGCCGTGGCTGCCAATCAGCACCTCATCGTGCAGGACCTAGTGACCCTCGGGGCCCAGGTGAACACCACTGACTGCTGGGGAAGAACGCCCCTGCATGTGTGTGCAGAGAAGGGCCACTCCCAGGTGCTTCAG GCAATTCAGAAGGGAGCAGCAGGGAGCAACCAGTTTGTGGACCTGGAGGCAACTAACTATGATG GCCTGACCCCTCTACACTGTGCAGTTTTGGCCCACAATGCTGTGGTGCACGAACTCCAGAGAAATCAACAGCCCCATTCACCTGAAGTTCAGGAGCTTTTACTGAAGAATAAAAGTCTAGTTGATACAATTAAGTGTCTGATTCAAATGGGAGCAACAGTGGAAGCTAAG GATCGTAAAAGTGGCCGCACAGCCCTGCATCTGGCAGCAGAAGAAGCAAACCTGGAACTCATTCGCCTCTTTTTGGAACTGCCCAGTTGCCTGTCTTTTGTGAATGCAAAG GCGTACAATGGAAACACCGCCCTCCATGTTGCTGCTAGCCTGCAATATCGGGTGACGCAGCTGGATGCAGTCCGCCTGTTGATGAGGAAGGGAGCAGACCCAAGTACTCGGAACTTGGAGAACGAGCAGCCAGTGCATTTGGTTCCTGATGGCCCTGTGGGAGAACAGGTGAGGGCCACGGAAGGGAAAGACATGCTTTCAGGCCTTGTCCTGAAACGTAAGAGTGGTGGGTCAGCTGGCACTCTTCAGGTGGGCTCTGTCGGCTCAGATGGCCTCTGTCAGCATATGTGTCTCAGCAGTTGTCATTGTTGCCCTTTGGAGTCAATTGTTGTGTTTCCAAAGGAGGAGTAA
- the NFKBIZ gene encoding NF-kappa-B inhibitor zeta has translation MIVDKLLDDSRGGEGLLDAAGDCGLMTSPLNLAYFYGASPPAAAPGACDGGCSASGPSAPGSPGSDSSDFSSASSVSSCGAVESRPRGGARAERLQVEPHMGAVRQQRGPFQGVRVKNSVKELLLHIRSHKQKASGQAVDDFKTQGVNREQFTELKNTVSYSGKRKGSDSLSDGPACKRSALLHTQFLTPPQTPTPAESMEDVHHNESKQDSCADLLQNIINIKNECSPVSLNTVQVSWMSPGEAPQGSPHEQCQDLHRGQVFSPPQKYQPFQVSSSPHMMDQASVYQYSPQNQSMQPPPQHYTHSPALEYSPYSRTSQSPSYEPHLFGREPQFCPDQSFASLLSDPRESENIAVPPQTAASVQQQIDTHLQNFNLMPPDACEALARPDAGSTPLSTPLPFPNLGGNPMNTTQLGKSFFQWQVEQEENKLANISQDQFLSKDADGDTFLHIAVAQGRRALSYVLARKMNALHMLDIKEHNGQSAFQVAVAANQHLIVQDLVTLGAQVNTTDCWGRTPLHVCAEKGHSQVLQAIQKGAAGSNQFVDLEATNYDGLTPLHCAVLAHNAVVHELQRNQQPHSPEVQELLLKNKSLVDTIKCLIQMGATVEAKDRKSGRTALHLAAEEANLELIRLFLELPSCLSFVNAKAYNGNTALHVAASLQYRVTQLDAVRLLMRKGADPSTRNLENEQPVHLVPDGPVGEQIRRILKGKSIQQRAPPY, from the exons ATGATCGTGGACAAGCTGCTGGACGATAGCCGCGGCGGAGAGGGGCTGCTGGACGCGGCCGGCGACTGCGGCCTCATGACCAGCCCGCTCAACCTGGCCTACTTCTACGGCGCGTCGCCGCCTGCCGCCGCCCCCGGCGCCTGCGACGGGGGCTGCTCGGCGTCTGGGCCCTCGGCGCCAGGCTCGCCCGGCTCTGACTCCTCCGACTTCTCCTCCGCCTCGTCCGTGTCCTCCTGCGGGGCGGTCGAGTCCCGGCCGAGAGGCGGCGCCCGTGCTGAGCGGCTGCAAG TTGAGCCCCATATGGGGGCTGTAAGGCAGCAGAGAGGACCCTTTCAAGGTGTTCGTGTGAAGAACTCGGTGAAAGAACTCCTATTGCACATCCGAAGTCATAAACAGAAGGCTTCCGGACAAGCTGTCGATGATTTTAAG acACAAGGTGTGAACAGAGAGCAATTCACAG AATTGAAGAACACAGTATCATATAGTGGGAAAAGGAAAGGCTCTGATTCATTGTCTGATGGACCAGCTTGCAAAAGATCAGCTTTGTTACATACCCAGTTTTTG acaCCACCTCAAACACCCACACCCGCGGAGAGCATGGAAGATGTCCATCACAATGAATCCAAACAGGACAGCTGTGCCGATCTGCTTCAGAACATTATCAACATTAAGAATGAATGCAGCCCGGTTTCCCTGAACACTGTCCAAGTTAGCTGGATGAGCCCTGGGGAGGCCCCTCAGGGCTCCCCCCATGAGCAGTGTCAGGACCTCCACAGAGGGCAGGTCTTCTCTCCACCTCAGAAATACCAGCCCTTCCAAGTCAGCAGCTCCCCACACATGATGGATCAGGCTTCCGTGTACCAGTATTCACCACAGAATCAGAGCATGCAGCCGCCGCCACAGCACTACACCCACAGTCCAGCCCTGGAGTACAGCCCTTATTCCAGAACTTCCCAGTCCCCCAGCTATGAGCCACACTTGTTTGGTCGAGAACCACAGTTCTGCCCAGACCAGAGTTTTGCATCCCTTTTAAGTGATCCCCGGGAATCTGAGAATATTGCTGTTCCCCCTCAGACTGCTGCCAGCGTTCAGCAGCAAATTGACACCCATCTACAGAACTTCAACCTGATGCCACCAGATGCCTGTGAGGCCCTGGCAAGGCCAGATGCAGGCTCTACCCCTTTAAGCACGCCGCTGCCCTTCCCGAACCTTGGCGGAAATCCAATGAACACCACACAGTTAGGGAAATCTTTTTTTCAGTGGCAAGTAGagcaggaagaaaacaaattGGCAAATATCTCCCAAGACCAGTTTCTTTCAAAGGATGCAGATGGTGACAC GTTCCTACATATTGCTGTTGCCCAAGGGAGAAGGGCACTTTCCTATGTCCTTGCAAGAAAAATGAATGCACTTCACATGCTAGATATTAAAGAGCACAATGGACAG AGTGCCTTCCAGGTGGCCGTGGCTGCCAATCAGCACCTCATCGTGCAGGACCTAGTGACCCTCGGGGCCCAGGTGAACACCACTGACTGCTGGGGAAGAACGCCCCTGCATGTGTGTGCAGAGAAGGGCCACTCCCAGGTGCTTCAG GCAATTCAGAAGGGAGCAGCAGGGAGCAACCAGTTTGTGGACCTGGAGGCAACTAACTATGATG GCCTGACCCCTCTACACTGTGCAGTTTTGGCCCACAATGCTGTGGTGCACGAACTCCAGAGAAATCAACAGCCCCATTCACCTGAAGTTCAGGAGCTTTTACTGAAGAATAAAAGTCTAGTTGATACAATTAAGTGTCTGATTCAAATGGGAGCAACAGTGGAAGCTAAG GATCGTAAAAGTGGCCGCACAGCCCTGCATCTGGCAGCAGAAGAAGCAAACCTGGAACTCATTCGCCTCTTTTTGGAACTGCCCAGTTGCCTGTCTTTTGTGAATGCAAAG GCGTACAATGGAAACACCGCCCTCCATGTTGCTGCTAGCCTGCAATATCGGGTGACGCAGCTGGATGCAGTCCGCCTGTTGATGAGGAAGGGAGCAGACCCAAGTACTCGGAACTTGGAGAACGAGCAGCCAGTGCATTTGGTTCCTGATGGCCCTGTGGGAGAACAG ATCCGACGTATCCTGAAGGGAAAGTCCATTCAGCAGAGAGCTCCACCGTATTAG
- the NFKBIZ gene encoding NF-kappa-B inhibitor zeta isoform X2 has protein sequence MGAVRQQRGPFQGVRVKNSVKELLLHIRSHKQKASGQAVDDFKTQGVNREQFTELKNTVSYSGKRKGSDSLSDGPACKRSALLHTQFLTPPQTPTPAESMEDVHHNESKQDSCADLLQNIINIKNECSPVSLNTVQVSWMSPGEAPQGSPHEQCQDLHRGQVFSPPQKYQPFQVSSSPHMMDQASVYQYSPQNQSMQPPPQHYTHSPALEYSPYSRTSQSPSYEPHLFGREPQFCPDQSFASLLSDPRESENIAVPPQTAASVQQQIDTHLQNFNLMPPDACEALARPDAGSTPLSTPLPFPNLGGNPMNTTQLGKSFFQWQVEQEENKLANISQDQFLSKDADGDTFLHIAVAQGRRALSYVLARKMNALHMLDIKEHNGQSAFQVAVAANQHLIVQDLVTLGAQVNTTDCWGRTPLHVCAEKGHSQVLQAIQKGAAGSNQFVDLEATNYDGLTPLHCAVLAHNAVVHELQRNQQPHSPEVQELLLKNKSLVDTIKCLIQMGATVEAKDRKSGRTALHLAAEEANLELIRLFLELPSCLSFVNAKAYNGNTALHVAASLQYRVTQLDAVRLLMRKGADPSTRNLENEQPVHLVPDGPVGEQVRATEGKDMLSGLVLKRKSGGSAGTLQVGSVGSDGLCQHMCLSSCHCCPLESIVVFPKEE, from the exons ATGGGGGCTGTAAGGCAGCAGAGAGGACCCTTTCAAGGTGTTCGTGTGAAGAACTCGGTGAAAGAACTCCTATTGCACATCCGAAGTCATAAACAGAAGGCTTCCGGACAAGCTGTCGATGATTTTAAG acACAAGGTGTGAACAGAGAGCAATTCACAG AATTGAAGAACACAGTATCATATAGTGGGAAAAGGAAAGGCTCTGATTCATTGTCTGATGGACCAGCTTGCAAAAGATCAGCTTTGTTACATACCCAGTTTTTG acaCCACCTCAAACACCCACACCCGCGGAGAGCATGGAAGATGTCCATCACAATGAATCCAAACAGGACAGCTGTGCCGATCTGCTTCAGAACATTATCAACATTAAGAATGAATGCAGCCCGGTTTCCCTGAACACTGTCCAAGTTAGCTGGATGAGCCCTGGGGAGGCCCCTCAGGGCTCCCCCCATGAGCAGTGTCAGGACCTCCACAGAGGGCAGGTCTTCTCTCCACCTCAGAAATACCAGCCCTTCCAAGTCAGCAGCTCCCCACACATGATGGATCAGGCTTCCGTGTACCAGTATTCACCACAGAATCAGAGCATGCAGCCGCCGCCACAGCACTACACCCACAGTCCAGCCCTGGAGTACAGCCCTTATTCCAGAACTTCCCAGTCCCCCAGCTATGAGCCACACTTGTTTGGTCGAGAACCACAGTTCTGCCCAGACCAGAGTTTTGCATCCCTTTTAAGTGATCCCCGGGAATCTGAGAATATTGCTGTTCCCCCTCAGACTGCTGCCAGCGTTCAGCAGCAAATTGACACCCATCTACAGAACTTCAACCTGATGCCACCAGATGCCTGTGAGGCCCTGGCAAGGCCAGATGCAGGCTCTACCCCTTTAAGCACGCCGCTGCCCTTCCCGAACCTTGGCGGAAATCCAATGAACACCACACAGTTAGGGAAATCTTTTTTTCAGTGGCAAGTAGagcaggaagaaaacaaattGGCAAATATCTCCCAAGACCAGTTTCTTTCAAAGGATGCAGATGGTGACAC GTTCCTACATATTGCTGTTGCCCAAGGGAGAAGGGCACTTTCCTATGTCCTTGCAAGAAAAATGAATGCACTTCACATGCTAGATATTAAAGAGCACAATGGACAG AGTGCCTTCCAGGTGGCCGTGGCTGCCAATCAGCACCTCATCGTGCAGGACCTAGTGACCCTCGGGGCCCAGGTGAACACCACTGACTGCTGGGGAAGAACGCCCCTGCATGTGTGTGCAGAGAAGGGCCACTCCCAGGTGCTTCAG GCAATTCAGAAGGGAGCAGCAGGGAGCAACCAGTTTGTGGACCTGGAGGCAACTAACTATGATG GCCTGACCCCTCTACACTGTGCAGTTTTGGCCCACAATGCTGTGGTGCACGAACTCCAGAGAAATCAACAGCCCCATTCACCTGAAGTTCAGGAGCTTTTACTGAAGAATAAAAGTCTAGTTGATACAATTAAGTGTCTGATTCAAATGGGAGCAACAGTGGAAGCTAAG GATCGTAAAAGTGGCCGCACAGCCCTGCATCTGGCAGCAGAAGAAGCAAACCTGGAACTCATTCGCCTCTTTTTGGAACTGCCCAGTTGCCTGTCTTTTGTGAATGCAAAG GCGTACAATGGAAACACCGCCCTCCATGTTGCTGCTAGCCTGCAATATCGGGTGACGCAGCTGGATGCAGTCCGCCTGTTGATGAGGAAGGGAGCAGACCCAAGTACTCGGAACTTGGAGAACGAGCAGCCAGTGCATTTGGTTCCTGATGGCCCTGTGGGAGAACAGGTGAGGGCCACGGAAGGGAAAGACATGCTTTCAGGCCTTGTCCTGAAACGTAAGAGTGGTGGGTCAGCTGGCACTCTTCAGGTGGGCTCTGTCGGCTCAGATGGCCTCTGTCAGCATATGTGTCTCAGCAGTTGTCATTGTTGCCCTTTGGAGTCAATTGTTGTGTTTCCAAAGGAGGAGTAA